Proteins encoded in a region of the Ruegeria sp. AD91A genome:
- a CDS encoding pyridoxamine 5'-phosphate oxidase family protein, with protein MGSARTYTKFIEGGPQQGHLIGDPEKEFVQARDGFYQSTVSETGWPYVQYRGGPAGFLKVLGPRTIGYADFSGNKQYISRGNLDGNDRIAMILMDYANRRRLKILGRVAFTEGEAAAATLYPEEAEARAERAVIIRVEALDWNCPSHITPRFTEAELRPHLNKLGQQLAELQAENQRLKQELAKSG; from the coding sequence ATGGGATCTGCCAGAACCTATACAAAGTTCATTGAAGGTGGTCCCCAGCAAGGCCACCTGATCGGCGACCCCGAGAAAGAGTTCGTTCAGGCACGGGACGGGTTCTATCAATCCACCGTATCCGAGACCGGCTGGCCCTATGTGCAGTATCGGGGCGGGCCAGCAGGATTTTTGAAAGTGCTGGGGCCCCGGACTATCGGATATGCGGATTTTTCGGGCAACAAACAGTACATCTCGCGCGGGAACCTGGACGGCAACGATCGCATCGCGATGATCCTGATGGATTACGCCAACCGACGCCGTCTCAAGATCCTAGGGCGCGTCGCATTCACGGAAGGCGAAGCAGCGGCCGCTACCCTTTACCCGGAAGAGGCCGAGGCACGGGCCGAACGGGCCGTGATCATTCGCGTAGAGGCGTTGGACTGGAACTGCCCAAGCCACATCACACCGCGCTTCACTGAAGCAGAGTTGCGCCCTCATCTGAACAAGCTGGGGCAGCAGTTGGCAGAGTTGCAGGCGGAAAACCAAAGGCTGAAACAAGAGCTGGCAAAGTCAGGCTGA
- a CDS encoding SDR family oxidoreductase, whose amino-acid sequence MKTAVISGGAGGLGQALSHALQSRGWRVVLLDLDISGLDSGSNQLPIACDLTDPAQLANACHRAITTCDSIDLVIYNAGVTQIRGFEKSDSASHRTLFDINYFAAVEMARAFLHPVRASQGTHLAISSVAGFAPLYHRTAYAASKHALEGFFKSLRSEEAPHGVQVQIAAPSFVATNPGNAQEQTDGTARPGSAKDGMDEMSPEAAAETILRGLDKSQPMIPVGRVARLSWWLNRLSPRLYQRMMERNMRDLEH is encoded by the coding sequence ATGAAGACGGCCGTCATATCCGGTGGAGCGGGCGGTTTGGGGCAGGCCCTCAGCCATGCTCTGCAAAGTCGCGGGTGGCGTGTTGTGCTGCTGGATCTCGATATTTCAGGTCTGGACTCCGGGTCGAACCAGCTTCCAATCGCGTGTGATCTGACGGACCCCGCGCAGCTTGCCAACGCGTGCCATAGGGCGATCACGACTTGCGACAGTATTGATCTGGTCATCTACAACGCCGGCGTCACGCAAATCCGGGGCTTTGAAAAGTCCGACTCGGCCAGCCACCGAACACTGTTTGATATCAACTACTTTGCGGCCGTTGAAATGGCCCGCGCGTTTTTGCACCCGGTTCGGGCGTCACAGGGGACACATCTGGCCATCTCATCGGTGGCCGGTTTTGCTCCGCTTTACCATCGGACGGCCTATGCTGCCTCGAAACATGCGTTGGAGGGATTCTTCAAATCGCTACGCTCGGAAGAAGCCCCTCATGGCGTTCAGGTCCAGATCGCTGCGCCGTCCTTTGTGGCCACCAACCCCGGCAACGCGCAAGAGCAAACGGACGGAACCGCGCGGCCCGGATCGGCGAAGGACGGGATGGACGAGATGAGCCCCGAGGCCGCAGCCGAAACGATCCTGCGCGGGCTGGACAAATCGCAGCCCATGATCCCGGTTGGCCGCGTGGCGCGCCTGTCCTGGTGGCTCAACCGCCTTTCGCCACGCCTGTATCAGCGCATGATGGAGCGCAACATGCGCGACCTAGAACACTAA
- a CDS encoding THxN family PEP-CTERM protein, which yields MTFIRNIAAIAVAGVMAASGASALTISSISPSWQNVNPTSGVSESTSGPTISLRWGNGSSSSGYDFTPTGTPISGLLPDTAFALGQFSHLNFPITGTTLSTVDLIVDILISGGPLVSSSFALTHNETLNRPSNCPADSTPCDDIVTITNTLGSQNFSFGGQNYVFSVLGFSQNGGGTISNGFSTTENMQNVATLYGQYTIAPVPLPAAGWLLLGGISGLFVMGRRKKRSMA from the coding sequence ATGACATTCATACGAAACATAGCCGCGATTGCTGTTGCAGGCGTGATGGCTGCAAGCGGTGCTTCGGCGCTGACCATTTCCAGCATCTCGCCCTCTTGGCAAAACGTAAATCCAACGTCCGGCGTTTCTGAAAGCACCTCTGGTCCAACGATTTCTCTTCGGTGGGGAAATGGCAGCAGCTCAAGCGGTTACGATTTCACGCCAACAGGCACGCCGATTTCAGGTCTGTTGCCTGATACGGCATTTGCTCTGGGACAGTTCTCGCATCTGAATTTCCCGATCACGGGAACAACGCTGAGCACCGTCGACCTCATTGTCGACATACTGATCAGTGGTGGCCCTCTGGTGTCTTCGTCATTTGCCCTTACGCATAACGAGACATTGAATCGTCCAAGCAACTGTCCGGCGGATTCTACCCCTTGCGATGACATCGTGACCATTACCAATACTTTGGGCTCACAGAACTTCAGCTTTGGTGGGCAGAATTATGTGTTTTCAGTCCTCGGCTTCTCTCAGAACGGCGGCGGCACTATTTCAAACGGCTTCAGCACAACGGAAAACATGCAAAACGTCGCGACGCTGTACGGGCAATACACGATTGCCCCTGTGCCATTGCCCGCCGCTGGCTGGCTGCTTCTTGGCGGCATCAGTGGCTTGTTTGTGATGGGTCGCCGGAAAAAGCGCAGCATGGCCTGA
- a CDS encoding nuclear transport factor 2 family protein: MSSPPLPPFTFKTATQKVRMAENAWNSRDADRVTPAYTDDSQWRNRAEFLSGHTDIHAFLTRKWRKELEYRLIKELWAFAGNRIAVRYAYEWRDDSSQWFRSYGNENWEFADDGRMSHRHASLNDLPIAEDDRLFHWPQGERPENHPGLTELGL; encoded by the coding sequence ATGTCCAGCCCCCCACTGCCCCCGTTCACCTTCAAAACCGCCACTCAAAAAGTGCGCATGGCGGAAAATGCCTGGAACAGTCGTGACGCCGACCGCGTGACGCCTGCCTACACCGACGACAGTCAATGGCGGAATCGGGCTGAATTCCTGTCCGGCCATACCGACATCCACGCCTTTCTGACCCGCAAATGGCGGAAAGAACTGGAATATCGCCTGATCAAGGAACTGTGGGCCTTTGCCGGAAACCGCATAGCCGTGCGCTATGCCTATGAGTGGCGCGACGACAGCAGTCAGTGGTTCAGATCCTATGGCAATGAAAACTGGGAATTCGCCGATGACGGACGCATGTCACATCGCCATGCCTCGCTCAACGATCTTCCCATTGCAGAAGATGACCGGCTGTTCCATTGGCCCCAGGGCGAACGCCCTGAAAACCACCCCGGGTTGACCGAACTGGGTCTTTGA
- a CDS encoding NAD(P)/FAD-dependent oxidoreductase, producing the protein MTQTRNAFALIGAGPMGLAAAKVLKEQGIAFQGFELHSDVGGLWDIDAPRSTMYESAHLISSKRMTEFEDFPMDEAVAEYPSHRAMRDYFRAFADRFGLRESYKFNAEVTRITPLGESGDGWRVFWRDADGEHQAEFAGVLIANGTLSEPNVPSFPGTFDGELIHASQYRYPSQFDSKRVLVVGAGNSGCDIAVDAIHHAKRCDLSMRRGYYFVPKYVFGKPADTMGGKIRLPMWLKRKVDGLILSWFVGDPQKYGFPKPDYQLYESHPVVNSLVLYHAGHGDLRIRPDIDRLEGQTVHFKDGSSEEYDMILAATGYKLHYPFIDKDLLNWQGDAPHLYLNALHPERDDLFVLGMVEATGLGWQGRHEQAEMVARYIKGHQKGCPVAADLKTEKQKDYTRATGSMSYIDLPRMAYYVDKATYRKAVSGWIERLRKAAV; encoded by the coding sequence ATGACACAGACGCGCAACGCATTCGCCCTGATCGGGGCGGGGCCGATGGGTTTGGCCGCAGCCAAGGTGCTGAAGGAACAGGGCATCGCCTTTCAGGGGTTCGAATTGCACTCGGATGTGGGCGGTCTGTGGGATATCGATGCCCCCAGATCGACCATGTATGAGTCAGCGCATCTGATCTCCTCAAAACGAATGACTGAATTCGAAGATTTCCCGATGGATGAGGCGGTTGCCGAGTACCCCTCGCACCGGGCGATGCGCGACTATTTCCGGGCCTTTGCCGATCGTTTCGGCCTGCGTGAAAGTTACAAGTTCAATGCAGAAGTCACTCGGATCACACCGCTGGGCGAATCTGGTGACGGTTGGCGTGTTTTCTGGCGCGATGCCGACGGCGAGCATCAGGCCGAATTCGCAGGGGTTCTGATTGCAAACGGCACCCTGTCAGAGCCGAATGTACCCAGCTTTCCCGGTACGTTTGACGGCGAATTGATCCATGCCTCGCAGTACCGGTACCCCAGCCAGTTCGACAGCAAGCGTGTGTTGGTCGTGGGTGCGGGAAATTCCGGCTGCGACATTGCGGTTGACGCAATCCATCACGCAAAACGCTGCGATCTGTCCATGCGTCGCGGCTATTACTTCGTGCCCAAATACGTCTTCGGCAAACCTGCCGACACAATGGGCGGCAAGATCCGCCTGCCCATGTGGCTGAAGCGTAAGGTAGACGGCCTGATCCTGAGCTGGTTTGTCGGCGATCCGCAGAAATACGGTTTTCCCAAGCCTGATTATCAGCTTTATGAAAGCCATCCGGTGGTGAATTCTCTGGTTTTGTATCACGCGGGCCATGGTGATCTGCGCATTCGCCCCGATATCGACCGACTGGAAGGCCAAACCGTGCATTTCAAGGACGGCTCGAGCGAAGAGTATGACATGATCCTCGCCGCGACCGGATACAAGCTGCACTACCCGTTCATCGACAAGGACTTGCTGAACTGGCAAGGCGACGCACCACATCTGTACCTGAACGCGCTACACCCGGAACGGGACGATCTTTTTGTGCTGGGCATGGTCGAGGCAACTGGCCTGGGCTGGCAGGGCAGGCACGAGCAGGCCGAAATGGTGGCGCGCTATATAAAAGGTCATCAGAAGGGTTGCCCGGTGGCGGCCGATCTGAAAACCGAAAAGCAAAAAGACTATACGCGCGCCACCGGAAGCATGAGCTATATCGATCTGCCGCGAATGGCTTACTACGTGGACAAGGCCACTTACAGAAAGGCCGTTTCCGGGTGGATCGAACGGCTGCGGAAAGCCGCCGTATGA
- a CDS encoding SDR family oxidoreductase has protein sequence MTRILITGAAGLVGQALLPELQGHEVFATDLKNPKSMPENVHYLPMDVTTDAPARVIYNVKPDVIVHLASIVTPPPKMERAAAYAVDVEGTRKVVNAAIANGVRRLVVTSSGAAYGYHADNPVPLREGDPLRGNPEFPYSDHKRQVEEILAEARKATPDLEQVVLRVGTVLGAGSENQITALFHKPRLLAVVGSESPFVFIWTHDLARILRRAATDGPIGVYNVAGDGAMGVTDLARAMGKPVLRLPAWALKSALAAARPLGLSRYGPEQLRFLQYRPVLDNTALKSDFGYTPEKTSAQVFALWQKQAGL, from the coding sequence ATGACCCGTATCCTGATCACAGGTGCCGCCGGGTTGGTCGGTCAGGCGCTGCTGCCCGAACTTCAGGGGCACGAGGTTTTTGCCACGGATCTTAAAAACCCGAAAAGCATGCCGGAAAACGTCCACTATCTGCCCATGGATGTGACAACGGACGCCCCCGCACGTGTGATCTACAACGTGAAGCCGGATGTCATAGTGCATCTGGCCTCCATCGTGACGCCTCCGCCAAAAATGGAACGTGCGGCGGCATATGCGGTTGATGTCGAGGGCACCCGCAAGGTGGTGAACGCAGCCATTGCCAACGGGGTGCGCCGGTTGGTCGTCACGTCTTCCGGTGCTGCCTACGGCTATCACGCAGACAACCCAGTACCGCTGCGCGAAGGTGATCCGCTGCGAGGCAACCCCGAGTTTCCGTATTCCGATCACAAAAGGCAGGTCGAGGAAATCCTGGCCGAAGCGCGCAAAGCCACCCCCGATCTGGAACAGGTTGTTCTGCGCGTGGGCACGGTTCTGGGGGCTGGATCCGAAAATCAGATCACCGCCCTGTTCCACAAACCGCGCCTGCTGGCCGTGGTCGGCAGCGAAAGTCCGTTTGTATTCATTTGGACGCATGATCTGGCACGTATCCTTCGGCGCGCGGCAACCGACGGGCCGATTGGCGTTTACAACGTCGCCGGGGACGGCGCGATGGGTGTTACCGATCTGGCCCGCGCCATGGGGAAACCGGTTCTGCGCCTGCCCGCTTGGGCGCTGAAATCGGCTTTGGCCGCTGCGCGTCCGCTGGGTCTGTCCCGTTATGGGCCGGAACAGTTGCGATTTCTGCAATATCGACCGGTTCTGGATAACACCGCCCTGAAATCCGACTTCGGTTACACACCCGAAAAAACCAGCGCCCAGGTGTTCGCGCTCTGGCAAAAGCAGGCCGGGCTATGA
- a CDS encoding TetR/AcrR family transcriptional regulator produces MSLKNIEKPRQRAASKRSLETKARIMDAAETVFADRGFEGASIRDIAALAGVQIGLVHHHGGGKEELFYRTVARRADELAQLRVDALNRARAVAPLTLHSILDSFIRPYVDLAEKGGPGWMAYGRLVAHVSVDPRWRDIAAECFDPTAQLFITEIATLYPDVDPAVLASGQVYSVSAMLAHLNSGWRVEALSQGGDVSGMERLVDFCAAGIEAMVRSGRE; encoded by the coding sequence ATGAGTCTGAAAAACATAGAAAAGCCAAGGCAAAGAGCAGCGTCCAAGCGGTCTTTGGAGACCAAGGCAAGGATCATGGATGCGGCTGAAACCGTCTTTGCCGACCGGGGATTCGAAGGTGCGTCGATCCGGGATATCGCGGCATTGGCAGGGGTTCAGATTGGTCTTGTGCACCATCATGGTGGTGGCAAGGAAGAGTTGTTTTACAGAACCGTCGCGCGGCGTGCGGACGAACTGGCGCAGCTTCGGGTCGACGCGTTGAACAGGGCCAGGGCTGTTGCTCCGCTGACGCTTCACAGCATTCTGGACAGCTTTATTCGACCCTATGTGGACCTGGCTGAGAAGGGTGGGCCTGGATGGATGGCATATGGACGGTTGGTGGCCCACGTATCGGTTGACCCCAGGTGGCGCGATATCGCAGCAGAGTGTTTCGACCCCACCGCCCAGCTGTTCATCACCGAGATCGCCACGCTTTACCCGGATGTCGATCCAGCCGTTTTGGCAAGTGGCCAAGTTTATTCGGTCTCGGCGATGCTGGCCCATCTCAACAGTGGATGGCGGGTCGAAGCCCTGTCGCAGGGCGGTGACGTGTCCGGCATGGAGCGTCTGGTGGACTTTTGCGCCGCCGGTATCGAAGCAATGGTACGATCTGGTCGTGAATGA
- a CDS encoding bile acid:sodium symporter family protein, producing MSGIDEVTLNFSPASLTLLNAILAIVMFSIAIDLTPRDFERLRRAPKPVLVGLVSQFIVLPALTFALVWMTEPRPSIALGLILVAACPGGNISNFITHRAGGNAALSVSMTAFATIGAVFMTPFNIALWGGLYPPTRAILQQTQIDPVQIAILVGLMLILPLVLGIALNQRRPALTARLRAPLQYLSMGIFGAFIVLALAANWGFFLSFAGAVAGLVVLHNALALGGGWVVATLTRLSPFDRRAITIETGIQNSGLGLVLIFAFFHGLGGMAVVAAFWGIWHAISGIALASVMARTEAAR from the coding sequence ATGAGTGGTATCGACGAAGTCACACTGAATTTCAGCCCGGCCTCCCTGACGCTGTTGAACGCGATACTGGCGATCGTGATGTTTTCCATCGCGATCGATCTGACGCCTCGGGATTTCGAACGTTTGCGACGCGCGCCCAAGCCGGTACTTGTCGGACTGGTATCCCAATTCATCGTTTTGCCCGCTCTGACCTTTGCTTTGGTGTGGATGACGGAGCCGCGCCCGTCGATCGCGCTTGGGCTGATCCTTGTCGCCGCCTGTCCGGGGGGCAATATTTCGAACTTCATTACGCACCGCGCCGGTGGAAATGCGGCGCTGTCAGTGTCGATGACCGCCTTTGCAACCATCGGCGCGGTTTTCATGACGCCCTTCAACATTGCGCTTTGGGGCGGGCTGTATCCGCCGACACGCGCGATCCTGCAGCAGACCCAGATTGATCCGGTACAAATCGCAATCCTTGTCGGGCTGATGCTGATCTTGCCTCTGGTCCTGGGCATCGCACTGAACCAGCGCCGCCCAGCCCTGACAGCCCGCTTGCGCGCGCCGCTGCAATACCTGTCGATGGGTATTTTTGGGGCCTTCATCGTACTTGCCCTGGCCGCAAACTGGGGGTTTTTCCTCAGTTTTGCCGGGGCTGTTGCCGGGCTTGTGGTCCTTCACAACGCCCTGGCGCTGGGGGGCGGTTGGGTTGTGGCCACTCTGACCCGGCTGTCCCCCTTCGATCGCCGTGCCATCACCATCGAAACCGGCATTCAGAATTCCGGCCTTGGGCTGGTGTTGATCTTTGCCTTCTTCCACGGGCTTGGCGGCATGGCCGTTGTTGCGGCGTTCTGGGGCATCTGGCACGCGATCTCGGGGATTGCCCTGGCGTCGGTCATGGCCCGAACCGAGGCCGCGCGATGA